From Lemur catta isolate mLemCat1 chromosome 19, mLemCat1.pri, whole genome shotgun sequence, a single genomic window includes:
- the PRKD2 gene encoding serine/threonine-protein kinase D2 — MAAAPSYPAGLPGSPGLGSPPPPGGLELQSPPPLLPQIPAPGTGVSFHIQIGLTREFVLLPAASELAHVKQLACSIVDQKFPECGFYGLYDKILLFKHDPTSANLLQLVRSAGDIQEGDLVEVVLSASATFEDFQIRPHSLTVHSYRAPAFCDHCGEMLFGLVRQGLKCDGCGLNYHKRCAFSIPNNCSGARKRRLSSTSLASGHSVRLGTSESLPCTADELSRSTTELLPRRPPSSSSSSSVSSYTGRPIELDKMLLSKVKVPHTFLIHSYTRPTVCQACKKLLKGLFRQGLQCKDCKFNCHKRCATRVPNDCLGEALINGDVPMEEATDFSEADKSALMDESDDSGVIPGSHSENVLHASEEEEGEGGKAQSSLGYIPLMRVVQSVRHTTRKSSTTLREGWVVHYSNKDTLRKRHYWRLDCKCITLFQNNTTNRYYKEIPLSEILTVESAQNFSLVPPGTNPHCFEIVTANATYFVGETPGGAPGGPSGQGAEAARGWETAIRQALMPVILQDAPSAPGHAPHRQASLSISVSNSQIQENVDIATVYQIFPDEVLGSGQFGVVYGGKHRKTGRDVAVKVIDKLRFPTKQESQLRNEVAILQSLQHPGIVNLECMFETPEKVFVVMEKLHGDMLEMILSSEKGRLPERLTKFLITQILVALRHLHFKNIVHCDLKPENVLLASADPFPQVKLCDFGFARIIGEKSFRRSVVGTPAYLAPEVLLNQGYNRSLDMWSVGVIMYVSLSGTFPFNEDEDINDQIQNAAFMYPASPWSQISTGAIDLINNLLQVKMRKRYSVDKSLSHSWLQEYQTWLDLRELEGKMGERYITHESDDARWDQFVAEQPLPGSALPADREIGAAFPTQDHDMQGLAERISVL; from the exons ATGGCCGCCGCCCCCTCCTATCCCGCGGGGCTCCCCGGATCTCCCGGGCTGGGGTCTCCTCCGCCCCCCGGCGGCTTGGAGCTGCAGTCGCCACCACCGCTGCTGCCCCAGATCCCGGCCCCGGGCACCGGGGTCTCCTTCCACATCCAGATCGGGCTTACCCGAGAGTTCGTGCTGTTGCCCGCCGCCTCGGAGCTGGCCCATGTGAAGCAGCTGGCGTGTTCCATCGTGGACCAGAAG TTCCCTGAGTGTGGCTTCTACGGCCTTTACGACAAGATCCTCCTCTTCAAACATGACCCCACATCGGCCAACCTCCTGCAGCTGGTGCGCTCGGCCGGAGATATCCAGGAGGGCGACCTGGTGGAGGTGGTGCTGTCGG CCTCGGCCACATTCGAGGACTTCCAGATCCGCCCGCACTCCCTCACGGTGCACTCCTATCGAGCGCCTGCTTTCTGCGACCACTGCGGGGAGATGCTCTTTGGCCTCGTGCGCCAAGGGCTCAAATGCGATG GCTGCGGGCTGAACTACCACAAGCGCTGCGCCTTCAGCATCCCCAACAACTGCAGTGGGGCCCGAAAGCGGCGCCTGTCATCCACGTCTCTGGCCAGCGGCCATTCGGTGCGCCTTGGCACCTCCGAGTCCCTGCCCTGTACGGCTGACGAGCTG AGCCGTAGCACCACCGAACTCCTGCCTCGCCGCCCCCcgtcgtcctcctcctcctcttctgtctcaTCCTACACAGGCCGCCCCATAGAGCTGGACAAGATGCTGCtctccaaggtcaaggtgccccACACCTTCCTCATCCACAGCTACACACGGCCCACCGTTTGCCAGGCTTGCAAGAAACTCCTCAAGGGCCTCTTCCGGCAGGGCCTGCAGTGCAAAG ACTGCAAGTTTAACTGTCACAAACGCTGCGCCACCCGAGTCCCTAACGACTGCCTGGGGGAGGCTCTCATCAATGGAG ATGTGCCAATGGAGGAGGCCACCGATTTCAGCGAGGCTGACAAGAGTGCCCTCATGGATGAGTCAGATGACTCCGGTGTCATCCCAGGCTCCCACTCAGAGAATGTCCTCCATgccagtgaggaggaggaaggtgaaggAGGCAAGGCCCAAAG CTCCCTGGGGTACATCCCCCTAATGAGGGTGGTGCAGTCAGTGCGTCACACGACACGGAAATCCAGCACTACCCTGCGCGAGGGTTGGGTGGTTCATTACAGCAATAAGGACACGCTG AGGAAGCGGCACTATTGGCGCCTGGACTGCAAGTGCATCACACTCTTCCAGAACAACACGACCAACAGATATTACAAG GAAATTCCGCTGTCAGAAATCCTCACTGTGGAGTCCGCCCAGAACTTCAGCCTTGTGCCGCCAGGCACCAACCCACACTGCTTTGAGATTGTCACTGCCAATGCCACCTACTTCGTAGGAGAGACACCTGGTGGGGCCCCAGGTGGGCCGAGTGGGCAGGGGGCTGAGGCCGCCCGGGGCTGGGAGACAGCCATCCGCCAGGCCCTGATGCCCGTCATCCTCCAGGATGCACCCAGCGCCCCAGGCCATGCGCCACACA gacAAGCTTCTCTGAGCATCTCTGTGTCCAACAGTCAGATCCAGGAGAATGTG GACATCGCCACTGTCTACCAGATCTTTCCAGATGAAGTGCTGGGGTCGGGGCAGTTTGGAGTGGTCTATGGAG GAAAGCACCGGAAGACAGGCCGAGACGTGGCAGTAAAGGTCATTGACAAACTGCGCTTTCCCACCAAGCAGGAGAGCCAGCTCCGGAACGAAGTGGCCATTCTGCAG agtCTGCAGCACCCCGGGATCGTGAACCTGGAGTGCATGTTCGAGACCCCTGAGAAGGTGTTCGTGGTGATGGAGAAGCTGCACGGGGACATGTTGGAGATGATCCTCTCCAGTGAGAAGGGCCGGCTGCCCGAGCGCCTCACCAAGTTCCTCATCACCCAG aTCCTGGTGGCTTTGAGGCACCTTCACTTCAAGAACATCGTCCACTGTGACCTGAAACCAGAAAACGTGTTGCTGGCATCGGCCGACCCGTTTCCTCAG gTGAAGCTGTGTGACTTCGGCTTCGCGCGCATCATCGGCGAGAAGTCGTTCCGCCGCTCGGTGGTGGGCACGCCGGCCTACCTGGCGCCCGAGGTGCTGCTCAACCAGGGCTACAACCGCTCGCTGGACATGTGGTCCGTGGGCGTGATCATGTATGTCAGCCTCAGCGGCACGTTCCCCTTCAACGAGGACGAGGACATCAACGACCAGATCCAGAACGCTGCCTTCATGTACCCTGCCAGTCCCTGGAGCCAAATCTCCACTGGAG CCATCGACCTCATTAACAACCTGCTGCAGGTGAAGATGCGCAAACGCTACAGCGTGGACAAGTCTCTCAGCCACTCCTGGTTACAG GAGTACCAAACCTGGCTGGACCTCCGAGAGCTGGAGGGGAAGATGGGCGAGCGGTACATCACGCACGAGAGTGACGACGCGCGCTGGGACCAGTTCGTGGCAGAGCAACCGCTACCCGGGTCCGCGCTGCCCGCAGACAGGGAGATCGGTGCGGCGTTCCCCACGCAGGACCACGACATGCAGGGGCTGGCCGAGCGCATCAGTGTCCTCTGA